TGCATCCCTGAACCGTCCCCTGGCCGGCAAGACGGGCACCACCAACGACTCCCGCGATGCCTGGTTTGTGGGATTTTCTCCCGATCTGGCCATAGGCGTCTATGTGGGCTTTGACACCCCTCGCGATCTGGGACCAAAGGAAACCGGGGGCAGCGTGTCTGCCCCCATCTTCAGACAGTTCATGGGTGCAGCCTTGGCAAACCAGCCGCCAACCCCCTTCCGCAGACCTTCAGGCATCCGTCTGGTCCGGATCAATCCCGAAACCGGTCTGCTGGCCCAGGCCGGAGAGACTGGTACCATCTGGGAATCCTTCATTCCGGGAACCGAGCCCGGTTCTGAATCATCTCCCGTTCTGGATGGCCTGACCGGCAGCACCGGTGAGGGATCCACGAACCCTTTCCTTGCCCCCACCCCGCAGGTGGAGGGGGTTTACTAAAATTCTAACCTCTCCCCTTGAGGGAGAGGTCGGCACACCGGGTGTAACGAGGTGGGTCGGGTGAGGAGTGCGGACGAAGAGTCTGCTTGCGACCCCTCACCCGCTCACGATGTTCACTACCTCTCCCTCAAGGGGAGAGGTTAGAATTTCAAAGGCCTGGTCACCCGTGAGGAATAAACTTCAGGACCACAAACCCGCCCACAATCAGGACAGCGGTCACAGTGGTCACCAGCACCAAGCGCTTTTCGATGAACTCCCGGATCGGCTGTCCGTATTTCCACAGCAGCAGCGCCACCAGATAGAACCGCAGGCCCCGGCAGATAATAGAAGCTCCGGTGAATTCCAGAAGGTTGAACTGGGCAGCGCCGCTGGCAATGGTCACAAGCTTGTAGGGGATCGGGGTCAGCCCTTTGAGAATAATGATAGCAGACCCGTACTGGTCAAATTCAGCCTTGAACGCCAGATAGGAGTCCACGATCCCGTAAAATTCAAAGATCCGGAGCCCTATGCCCTGGAACAGGAAATACCCGATAGCATAGCCCAGATACCCCCCCAGTACCGAGGATACCGTACAGACTGTGGCCAGCCAGAAGGCCCGCTGGCGGTTCGCCAGAATCAGGGGAATCAGCAGGATGTCCGGCGGCAGGGGAAAAACCGAGCTTTCCAGAAACGAGATCAGCGCAAGATACCAGACGGCATGGCGATGGCCTGAAAGCCGCAGGACAAGATTGTACGTGGAACGCAGCACGAAAAACTCTCTGGCTGGAAGCGGGCACGGGAAGGCCCCCTCTCCCGCAAGGGGAGAGGGGAAGCTGTCCATGATCAGGCGGCGTCCTTGCTGTTTTCTTCCGGACCTGGAAGGGTTGCTGCCTTTTCCTTGCCAACAGCACGGTCACGGTCGTGGGCCACCTTTTTCAGGCGGCTGACAACTGCGCCGGTACCTGCCGGGATCAGACGGCCAACGATGACGTTTTCCTTCAGGCCGGACAGCGGATCGACCTTGCCGGCCACAGCTGCCTCGGTCAGGACACGGGTGGTTTCCTGGAACGACGCTGCCGAGAAGAAGGACCGGGTCTGCAGCGATGCCTTGGTAATGCCCTGCAGGACCGGTTTTCCGGTGGCCGTGCGGCCGCCTTCCTTCATCACCTTTTCGTTTTCCAGGACGAACTCGTCATAGTCCACCTGCTCCCCTGTCATCAGGGTGGTGTCGCCTGTTTCGGTGATCTCGATCTTCTGCAGCATCTGGCGGGTAATCACCTCGATGTGCTTGTCGTTGATCTTCACACCCTGCAGACGATAGACCTCCTGGATCTCGTTGATAAGGTATTCGGCCAGCGCCTCAACCCCCAGGATGGACAGGATGTCGTGCGGCACAGGGCTGCCGTCCATCAGCAGATCGCCCGGCTGGACAGGGTCCCCTTCCTGGACGGCCACGTGCTTGCCCTTGGGAAGCAGATATTCCCGCTCCTCACCGGTTTTTTCATTCCGGACAACGATGCGGCGGCGGGTCTTGTAGTCCTTGCCGAACACCACCCGGCCCTCGATATCCGAGATGATGGCAAAGTCCTTGGGACGCCGGGCCTCGAACAGTTCCGCAACCCGGGGCAGACCGCCTGTGATGTCGCGGGTCTTGGTGGTTTCCCGTGGAATGCGGGCCAGCACATCCCCGGCCTTCACATGGGCGCCCTTGTCCACATTGATGATGGCGTCCACGGACAGATAGTACCGGGCCTCTGCTCCGCTGGACAGGATGATGGGCTTTTTCGTTTTGGCATCATGCAGCACCAGGCGCGGCTTCATGTCCGCCATACGGGCCTGCTGGCGCCAGTCGGAAACAACTTTCGAGCTGATACCCGTGGCCTCGTCCATGATCTCGCGGTACGAAACGCCTTCCGTCAGGTCGGCATAGTGTACCACACCGTCCTTTTCAGTAATGACAGGCAAGGTGTACGGATCCCATTCAGCCAGTTTCTGGCCCTTCGTGACCTTTTTCCCTTCGGCCACCAGCAGCCTGGCGCCGTAGGGAACCCGGTGACGGGCCCGTTCCCGGCCCTTGTCGTCCGCCAGGACCAGTTCGGTATTGCGGGCCATGACGATGGAAACACCCTCGGAATTGGTGACGACGTTGCGGTTCCTGATTTTCAGTGTGGAATCGAACGCTGCCTCGACCGAGGACTGTTCCGCGCCACGCTGGGCCGCACCACCGATGTGGAAGGTCCGCATGGTCAGCTGGGTTCCCGGCTCACCGATGGACTGGGCGGCAATAACACCCACCGCCTCTCCCATGGTCACCGGCGTTCCGCGGGCCAGATCACGGCCATAACATTTTGCGCAGACACCGATCCTGGTGTCACAGGTCAGGACCGAGCGGATCTGGACAGCATCCACACCCGCGTTTTCAATGACCTCGCAAGCCGTCTCGTCAATCAGGATGCCTGCCTTGACAATAGTCTTGCCGGACAGGGGATCCACCACATTGGCTCCTGCCGTACGGCCCAGGATACGCTCGGTCAGGGGGGCAACCACCTCACCGCCCTGGATCACGGCCTTGACGGTCAGGCCGCCGTTTGTACCGCAATCCTCCTCAAGGATGATGCAGTCCTGGGCCACGTCCACCAGACGGCGGGTCAGGTAACCCGAGTTGGCGGTCTTCAGGGCTGTGTCTGCCAGACCCTTGCGGGCGCCATGGGTCGAGTTGAAGTATTCCTGAACGGTCAGGCCTTCCTTGAAGTTCGAGATGATGGGCGTCTCGATAATCTCGCCCGAGGGCTTGGCCATCAGGCCGCGCATGCCGGCCAGCTGCTTGATCTGGGCTGCCGATCCGCGGGCGCCCGAATGGGCCATCATGTAGACCGAGTTGATCCCGACGCCCGGCACGGACTTCGAGATGCCCT
This DNA window, taken from Pseudomonadota bacterium, encodes the following:
- a CDS encoding DedA family protein; this translates as MLRSTYNLVLRLSGHRHAVWYLALISFLESSVFPLPPDILLIPLILANRQRAFWLATVCTVSSVLGGYLGYAIGYFLFQGIGLRIFEFYGIVDSYLAFKAEFDQYGSAIIILKGLTPIPYKLVTIASGAAQFNLLEFTGASIICRGLRFYLVALLLWKYGQPIREFIEKRLVLVTTVTAVLIVGGFVVLKFIPHG
- a CDS encoding DNA-directed RNA polymerase subunit beta' gives rise to the protein FRQNLLGKRADYSGRSVIVVGPELKLHQCGLPKKMALELFKPFIYHKLELYGHASTIKAAKRMVEKERPEVWDILEEVIREHPVLLNRAPTLHRLGIQAFEPVLVEGKAIQLHPLVCTAFNADFDGDQMAVHVPLSLEAQLEARVLMMSSNNVLSPANGKPIIVPSQDIVLGLYYITMDMAGMPGEGMAFGSVGEIQQALDAKAVNLHSRIRARYATVDAAGKPVTSVVETTPGRMLLSEILPRHHNVPFSLVNRLLTKKDITGVIDTVYRHCGQKETVIFADRLMGLGFSHACRAGISFGKDDMIIPKAKEALVRAAQGQVKEYEQQYLDGLITRGEKYNKVVDVWSACTERVAEEMMKGISKSVPGVGINSVYMMAHSGARGSAAQIKQLAGMRGLMAKPSGEIIETPIISNFKEGLTVQEYFNSTHGARKGLADTALKTANSGYLTRRLVDVAQDCIILEEDCGTNGGLTVKAVIQGGEVVAPLTERILGRTAGANVVDPLSGKTIVKAGILIDETACEVIENAGVDAVQIRSVLTCDTRIGVCAKCYGRDLARGTPVTMGEAVGVIAAQSIGEPGTQLTMRTFHIGGAAQRGAEQSSVEAAFDSTLKIRNRNVVTNSEGVSIVMARNTELVLADDKGRERARHRVPYGARLLVAEGKKVTKGQKLAEWDPYTLPVITEKDGVVHYADLTEGVSYREIMDEATGISSKVVSDWRQQARMADMKPRLVLHDAKTKKPIILSSGAEARYYLSVDAIINVDKGAHVKAGDVLARIPRETTKTRDITGGLPRVAELFEARRPKDFAIISDIEGRVVFGKDYKTRRRIVVRNEKTGEEREYLLPKGKHVAVQEGDPVQPGDLLMDGSPVPHDILSILGVEALAEYLINEIQEVYRLQGVKINDKHIEVITRQMLQKIEITETGDTTLMTGEQVDYDEFVLENEKVMKEGGRTATGKPVLQGITKASLQTRSFFSAASFQETTRVLTEAAVAGKVDPLSGLKENVIVGRLIPAGTGAVVSRLKKVAHDRDRAVGKEKAATLPGPEENSKDAA